One window of the Gymnogyps californianus isolate 813 chromosome 13, ASM1813914v2, whole genome shotgun sequence genome contains the following:
- the TPRA1 gene encoding transmembrane protein adipocyte-associated 1, producing MMSVMRFSVSDNITHSTALVTALDNVTTLSPTTMQAINDTNITVPHKCLLLLYEDIGKSRVRYWDLLLLVPNVLFFMFLLWKLPSARAKIRVTSSPIFTTFYILVFVVALVGIARAVVSMTVSASDAATVADKILWEITRFFLLAIELSVVILGLAFGHLESKSSVKRVLAITTVLSLAYSVTQGTLEILYPDAHLSAEDFNIYGHGGRHFWLASSCFFFLVYSLVVILPKTPLKDRISLPSRKSFYVYAGILALLNLVQGLGSALLCVDIIEGLCCVDATTFLYFSFFAPLIYVAFLKGFFGSEPKILFSYKCQVDEPEDVDVHLPHPYAVAKKEGMDSGFYSSTQIDTTAYLDDVASMPYHVGSINSMDSDRWKAINA from the exons ATGATGTCTGTGATGAGATTCTCCGTGTCTGACAACATCACACATTCGACTGCCCTGGTGACAGCACTGGATAATGTGACAACTTTGTCCCCGACAACAATGCAGGCAATCAATGACACCAACATCACTGTCCCGCACAAGTGCCTGTTGTTGCTCTATGAGGACATTGGGAAGTCCAG AGTCCGCTACTGGGATCTTCTGCTCCTGGTTCCCaatgtgcttttctttatgtttcTTCTCTGGAAGCTGCCCTCTGCCAGGGCCAAAATCCGGGTCACTTCCAGCCCAATCTTCACTACATTCTACATACTA GTATTTGTGGTGGCTTTAGTTGGTATTGCCCGTGCTGTTGTCTCCATGACTGTGAGTGCCTCTGATGCTGCCACAGTTGCTGATAAG ATCCTGTGGGAGATCACAAGGTTCTTCCTTCTGGCGATTGAACTGAGTGTGGTGATTCTAGGCCTTGCCTTTG GTCACCTGGAGAGCAAGTCGAGTGTGAAACGTGTTCTGGCAATCACTACAGTGCTGTCTCTGGCATATTCTGTCACCCAG GGCACTCTGGAAATCCTGTACCCTGATGCCCACCTCTCAGCAGAAGACTTCAACATCTATGGCCATGGAGGGCGACACTTTTGGCTTGCCAgctcctgtttcttctttctg GTCTATTCCTTGGTGGTGATTCTTCCAAAAACTCCTCTGAAAGACCGGATTTCTTTGCCCT CCAGGAAGAGTTTTTATGTTTATGCTGGAATCCTGGCACTGCTGAACCTGGTGCAGGGCCTGGGCAGTGCTCTCCTTTGTGTGGATATCATAGAAGGACTGTG CTGTGTTGATGCTACCACGTTCctttacttcagcttttttgcaCCTCTCATCTACGTGGCATTCCTGAAAGGCTTCTTTGG GTCTGAACCGAAGATCCTTTTCTCCTACAAATGTCAGGTGGATGAACCTGAGGATGTGGATGTGCATCTACCCCACCCTTATGCTGTTGCCAAGAAGGAAGGAATGGATTCTGGGTTCTACTCGAGCACTCAGATTGACACCACAGCCTACCTGGATGATGTGGCCTCTATGCCATATCACGTGGGCAGCATCAACAGCATGGACAGTGACCGCTGGAAAGCCATCAACGCCTAA